One window of Nostoc sp. C052 genomic DNA carries:
- a CDS encoding heavy metal translocating P-type ATPase, with protein sequence MKQKIHSESSDCCNCQHDHHENHNHNHDENHNHDHNHEHGGEFNLKNEVLPLVVILSLYGTGIIFETQLHNTFYSIGEYLLFIPAYLLSGWSVLKTAGRNILRGRVFDETFLMTVATLGAIAIHKLPEAVGVMLFYKIGELFQDIAVSRSRNSIKALLEVRPDYANIQIEGELKKVSPETVNIGDIIVVKPGEKIPLDGEIIDGNSQVDTSALTGESVPRTVRLGETVLAGMINKMGVLSIKVTKLFDESSIAKILDLVQNAKSKKAETEKFITKFARYYTPIVVFTSLAVAILPPLFIPGATSSEWVYRALILLVISCPCGLVISIPLGYFGGVGGAARRGILVKGSTFLDTLNAVNTVVFDKTGTLTKGVFKVAKIVPLNGWNEQELLQLAAKVESHSNHPIAQSIRKAYGGKIDEFEVRDYEEIAGYGIRAKVENRVVIAGSDRLLHKENIAHDNCQLEGTVVNLAVDNIYVGYIVIADELKEDARQAIQALKLMGVERTVMLTGDNQAIASRIAEQLGIDAYEADLLPEEKVNAIEKLLSTAGKHGKVAFVGDGINDAPVIARADVGMAMGGLGSDAAIETADIVIMTDAPSKVAEAIQIARKTRQIVWQNIGFALAIKAVFIGLGIFGIATMWEAVFADVGVALLAILNATRAMK encoded by the coding sequence ATGAAGCAAAAAATACATTCAGAATCTTCAGATTGTTGCAACTGTCAACACGATCACCACGAGAATCATAATCACAATCATGATGAGAATCATAACCATGACCACAATCACGAACACGGTGGAGAATTCAATCTGAAAAATGAGGTATTGCCTTTAGTTGTGATTTTAAGTTTATATGGAACTGGTATAATTTTTGAAACTCAATTACACAATACGTTTTATTCAATAGGTGAATATCTGCTTTTTATCCCTGCCTATTTATTAAGTGGATGGAGTGTGTTAAAAACTGCTGGGCGTAATATCCTCAGAGGCAGAGTATTTGATGAAACCTTTTTGATGACAGTAGCAACATTAGGTGCGATCGCAATTCATAAATTACCTGAAGCTGTCGGAGTAATGTTATTTTATAAAATTGGAGAATTGTTCCAAGATATTGCTGTCAGTCGTTCTCGTAATTCGATCAAAGCATTATTGGAAGTCCGCCCAGATTATGCCAACATCCAAATAGAGGGAGAACTCAAAAAAGTATCACCAGAAACAGTCAATATTGGAGATATCATCGTTGTTAAACCAGGAGAAAAGATTCCCTTAGATGGCGAAATTATCGATGGTAATTCGCAAGTTGATACATCCGCATTAACTGGAGAATCTGTACCGCGAACGGTGAGGTTAGGTGAAACAGTTTTGGCTGGAATGATCAATAAAATGGGAGTTCTCAGCATTAAAGTCACAAAACTCTTTGACGAATCTTCCATTGCCAAGATTTTAGACTTGGTGCAAAATGCCAAAAGTAAAAAAGCAGAAACAGAAAAGTTTATTACTAAATTTGCCCGATATTATACACCAATTGTAGTTTTTACATCTCTAGCAGTTGCAATATTACCTCCTTTATTTATTCCGGGTGCAACCTCTTCCGAATGGGTTTATCGTGCCCTAATCTTACTAGTTATTTCCTGTCCGTGTGGACTCGTTATCAGTATTCCATTAGGTTACTTTGGAGGTGTGGGGGGTGCAGCTAGACGTGGTATTTTGGTTAAAGGTTCTACTTTTCTGGATACTTTAAATGCAGTCAATACAGTTGTTTTTGATAAAACTGGAACATTAACTAAAGGGGTATTCAAAGTAGCCAAAATAGTACCATTAAATGGCTGGAATGAACAAGAATTACTGCAACTAGCTGCCAAAGTAGAATCGCACTCAAATCATCCCATCGCTCAATCTATCCGCAAAGCCTATGGCGGAAAAATTGATGAATTTGAGGTGAGAGATTATGAAGAGATTGCAGGTTATGGAATTAGAGCCAAGGTTGAAAATAGGGTAGTGATAGCAGGAAGCGATCGCCTACTCCACAAAGAGAATATTGCTCATGATAATTGCCAGCTAGAGGGAACAGTTGTTAATTTAGCAGTGGATAATATTTACGTTGGGTATATTGTCATTGCTGATGAACTCAAAGAAGATGCAAGACAAGCTATTCAAGCACTCAAGCTAATGGGTGTAGAAAGAACAGTAATGTTGACTGGAGATAATCAAGCGATCGCTTCCCGAATTGCCGAACAGCTAGGCATAGATGCTTACGAAGCAGACTTATTACCAGAAGAAAAAGTTAATGCCATTGAGAAATTACTCAGCACCGCCGGCAAGCATGGTAAAGTTGCCTTTGTTGGGGATGGTATTAATGATGCGCCAGTGATTGCTAGAGCCGATGTTGGGATGGCAATGGGTGGTTTAGGTTCAGATGCAGCCATCGAAACTGCTGATATTGTCATCATGACAGATGCGCCATCAAAGGTAGCAGAAGCAATACAAATCGCCAGAAAAACAAGGCAAATTGTTTGGCAAAATATTGGCTTTGCTTTAGCAATTAAAGCTGTGTTTATTGGATTGGGTATTTTCGGTATAGCGACAATGTGGGAAGCTGTCTTTGCTGATGTTGGAGTAGCATTGCTGGCAATTTTAAATGCAACTAGAGCGATGAAATAA